Within Desulfobacter sp., the genomic segment TGGAATGGTCAGCACCATACAGCAAAGATAAACGATGCCCATTGTATAGACCACCTGGAGGGTGTTCTGCATTACCCTGTCCGACGGGGCAAGCAGGGCGATGGCCCCGGCGGAATTTGTATTTTCGTAGATGGGCAGCAGGCCCTGAAAATAGTCCTTGCCGCCTGTTTCAAGGGTGCCGGCCAGTACCTCCTGGTTTTCAAGACGCCAGTCCTTGCCGGCTGAAGCGGGAACCCCTCCCATATCCAGGCTGCTGTACTCACTTAAATTCCCGGCGGCAAACCTGTTTCCGGCAAATATATTGACATGAAGCCCGGTCTGGGCGGCCACATCAGCGGCAAATTCCTTGCCCAGAGACTTGGACAGAATCACGGCGCCCACCTGTTTGGGTTCCGTCTGCTTGGTTTTTTTATTGTACTTTTCTACCATGATGGGAACATACATGGCCAGGACCAGGCGGTTGCCGTCACGGCCCAGGCGGCCCCAAGGGGCTGTCCCCCCTGTCCCGGGCCGGGAAAGTGGTGTTGAAAGGCCATCAATGCCGGGCCGGCTCTCCCATTTGCTCTTTTTCAGGTCCGCATCCTTGCCCACCCGGGTGAACTTAAACGCCTTCTCCGGGTTGACATAATAAAAACCGGCCACCCGTTCATCCCCGTTCTGCTTTTCGGTAAAGGCCAGCAGTTCCCCTTCGGCATCGTAAAGGGACAGGGCGTCCAGATCATTCCCCGATGCCGTCGCAAACAGGGCAGAGGTCAGATCGATGAAACCGGTCTCGGTCATGACCAGGTCATAATCCTTCTTAAAATCGCCCAGGAATTTGACATTTTCACTGACCTTGAACAGGGTGTCCATCTGGGCAATTTTAAGAATCAGATCGCCCTTGATATCGGCAATCTTTGATTTCACCGTCTTGGCGCCGGCCGCCAACCCGTCATTTACCGCTGTCACATTCTGATTGTAGGTCACCCAGGAGACCACAAGGGAGGAGGAAATCATCACCAGCACAACCACCAATAAGATCACGCCAAGTATTTTCTGCTTCATTTTCAAATTGAATACTTTCATGCTCCTCCTTATTCTGCTATGGTTCTTATATTATTCCAATAATAACAAGTTCCATACACGTTTTAGGATTCTTTCTCAATCTTTTTCCCCGCCCGATTTCCCGTGATGCCCTCTTCAACCGGCATAATCGTATCAGCAAAACATGAAAGGAGCCCCATGAAAACCATCATAGAACCCTTTCGCATCAAAACCACCGAGCCCATCAAAATCATCACCAGGGCAGAACGAATCCGGGCCCTGGAGACGGCCCATAATAACGTATTTCTCCTGGATGCCGAAGACTGCTGCATCGACCTGCTCACAGACTCGGGTACCGGGGCCATGTCCACCCGGCAGTGGGCCGCCATGATGCTGGGGGATGAATCCTACGCCGGATCCAAGTCCTGGAAGCATTTTGAGAACACGGTGAGGTCCGTCACCGGGATCAAGCATGTGCTGCCCACCCACCAGGGCCGGGCCGCTGAGGCCATCCTGGCCCAGACCCTTATAAAAAAGGGGAACCTCATCCCCAATAATTCCCATTTCGACACCACAAGGGCCAATATCGAATATGTGGGGGGCATTGCCGTGAACCTCCTCTGCCCCGAAGGGACGGACACCGCCGACCAGTCCCCCTTTAAAGGGAATATGGATATTGACAGGCTCAAAACCTGCATTGCCGAAAACGGCAGTGACAACATCCCCTTTGCCATGATCACGGTGACCAACAACACCGGCGGCGGGCAACCTGTGTCCATGGCCAACATCAAAGAGGTCAAATCCATTCTGGCCTCCCACGGGATACCATTGATCATCGATGCCTGCCGTTTTGCGGAAAACGCCTATTTCATCCATGAACGGGAACCCGGATACCGGGGGAAAAGCCTTGTGGACATCGCCCGGGAAATGTTCTCCTATGCCGACGGCGCCACCATGAGCTGTAAAAAGGATGGGCTGGCCAACACCGGGGGATTCCTTATCTGCAACAACGACCACTGGGCAGAAGAATTCAAAAACCTGCTCATCATCCGGGAAGGATTTCCCACCTACGGCGGCATGGCCGGACGGGACCTGGAAGCCATTGCGGTCGGCCTGATGGAGGCCCTGGAATATGATTACCAGGTCTACCGCCAGGCAACCGTCAGATATCTGAGCAAAAAACTCATTGACATAGGGGTACCCATTGTCCGCCCGGCCGGGGGCCATGCCGTGTTCATAGATGCCAGAAAGATGCTGCCCCGTATCCCGCCCCTCCAGTATCCGGGCATCGGAGTGGTCAATGCCCTGTATATAGAAGGGGGAGTGCGGGGGGTGGAACTGGGCTCCGTCATGTTCGGCAGCTTTGACAAAGGGGGCAGGGAAATTCCCTCCCCCCTGGAACTGGTCAGGCTGGCATTCCCCCGGCGGGTATATACCCAGAGCCATTTTGACTACCTTACCGAGGTGATCCGGGAGGTCTGGCAGAACCGCTCAAAAATACCGGGATATGCCATTACATACCAGGCCCGTTTTCTGCGCCATTTCACCTGCAGGTTTGAGCCGGTTTAAACCTGTTTAAGCAGCGTAAACTCTGAATTGAAGGGGCTTTCTTTTTTTGCTTGACTATATAATCCTACGTTTTTATAGTGATCGACACTCACAATTTAATTGTAAGGTATGCTGTACTTTTAATTTTTTAATTTAGAAGGGGAGAAAGAAATGAAATCTATTCTGAAATCTTTTGCTGTTGCATTTGCCGCAACTGCTCTGCTCGCTGCACCCGGATTCGCCGCAGACACCATTAAGCTCGGTGTGGCCGGCGCCCATTCCGGCGACCTGGCATCCTACGGCCTGCCGTCCGTTAATGCCGCCCAGTTGGTAGTCAAAAAAATAAACGCCAACGGCGGCGTTCTGGGCAAAAAAGTTGAACTGCTGGTTGAAGACGATGTATGTAAACCTGAAGTGGCCGGCAACACCGCCACCAAACTGGTATCCGACGGTGCCAACCTGATTCTCGGACACATCTGCTCCGGTGCCACCAAAGCGGCCCTGGGCTTCTACAAAGATGCCAAAATCGTTGCCATGTCCCCGTCTGCCACCAATCCGGACCTGACCCTCTCCGGCGAATACCCCAACTTTTTCAGGACCATCCCCCACGACGCCAAACAGGCACAGCTCCAGGTACAATTCGCCACCAAGACCCTGGGTGTTAAAACTGTGGCCATCCTCCACGACAAGGGCGACTACGGCAAGGGCCAGGCTGAGCTTGCAAAAAAATACTTTGAGGAAGCCGGCGTTGAAGTGGTCCTTTTCGAAGGCGTCACCCCGGGTGCCGTTGACTATTCCGCCATCGTAACCAAGGTCCGCCGTAAAAAACCCGAACTGGTAGTCTGGGGCGGATACCATCCTGAAGCGTCCAAAATTGTCACCCTGATGCGCAAGAAAAGAATGAAAACCCTTTTCATGGGTGCTGACGGCGTAAAAGACGATACCTTCATCAAGGTTGCCGGCAAATACGCAGAAGGCGTTTATGCAACAGGTCCCATGGACATCTCCAACAACCCCCTTGCCAAACAGGCTAAAAAAGAACACCAGGACGAATTCGGTTCAGATCCCGGCGCCTTCTTTGATGCGGCCTATTCCGCAGCCCTGGCCATGCTCAACGCCGTTGAAAAGGCCGGCTCCACCGATTATGACGCGGTTGTAAAAGCGCTGCAGACCGAATACGTGGACACCCCGCTGGGCAAAATCAGATTTGACCAGGCCGGCGACGCCACAGGCATCGGCTTTACCGTTTACCAAGTTAAAGACGGCAAGTTTACTGAACAGAAGTAAACGCCCGTTTGCACATCCCAAAGGGCAGGTAGAAAAGTATACCTGCCCTTTGTTTTTGGCCGGCTGACCATGCCGGAACCTTTTCATTTAAAAGCAGGTTACTATGGAGTTTGATTTTTTTCTAGAACTTTTCTTCGGCGGGCTGACCCGGGGAAGTATCTACGCCCTTATCGCACTGGGGTACACCATGGTGTACGGTATCATCCAGTTAATCAATTTTGCCCACGGAGAAATTTACATGATCGGCGCCTTCACCGGCCTGATCGTATCCAGTGTCTTAACTATGGCGGGTTTCCCCCAATTGGCCGTGGTGGTGGTGGCGGCCTGCGCAGCAGTGATTTACGCCTGCAGTTACGGGTATACCATGGAGAAAATCGCCTACAAGCCCTTGAGGAATGCCCCCCGCCTTTCTGCTCTGATTTCAGCCATCGGCATGTCCCTGTTTCTCCAGAACTATGTATTACTGGCCCAGACCTCCGATTTTCTTCCCTTTCCAAGCCTGATACCTGATTTTGAATTCTGGGAGCCCTATGCCCATATCATGACCTCACCGGAGCTGGTGATCATCATCACCACGATAGTGGTCATGATTGGACTCACCTTTCTCATCAAGTTCACCCAGGTGGGCAAGGCCATGCGGGCCACCTCCCAGGACCAAACCATGGCTGCCCTGCTGGGCGTCAACGTGGACCGGATCATTTCCATTACCTTTGTTGTGGGCTCTGCAACAGCGGCCATCGGCGGACTTCTCATTGCCTCCCACATCGGACAGATCAACTTTTACATGGGATTCATCGCCGGTATCAAAGCCTTTGTGGCCGCCGTGCTCGGGGGCATCGGCTCCATACCCGGCGCCGTGCTCGGCTCCCTTGTCCTGGGATGGACCGAAAGCTTTTTCACCGGTTACATCTCCAGTGACTACGAGGATGTATTTGCATTCCTCTTCCTGGTCCTGATCCTTATTTTCAGGCCATCCGGCATCCTCGGCAGATCTGAAACCCAGAAAGTATAGATAAAGACATAAAAAGATAATACGATGAATCTTACTCAAGAAATAAAAAAATCGACTCTGGTCGCCATCTGGTTCATGTTCCTGACATTTCCGCTGATGGTCATCCGGGTCAATACAGTGACAAATAATGTTGAATGGAGATGGTGGAACATGGCCCTTATCGGCGTGGCATCCTTCTTTTTCTCCATTCTCTGGCGCCATATGCTCCGGAAAAAAGAACAGGGTACAAAAAGCGAAAAGGAAAAAGAGGTTTCCATCCTCAGGAAATTCTTTGCGGAAAAGAAAAACCAGGTAGGTGCTCTCATCGCCCTGGCCCTCATCACCCTGGCCTTTCCCCATCTTTTTTCCATGTACCAGACCAATATCATGATCTCAGCCCTGATTTACGTCATGCTGGGCCTGGGGCTGAATATTGTTATCGGACTGGCCGGGCTTCTGGACCTGGGGTATGTGGCCTTTTTTGCCGTGGGCGCCTATTCCTATGCCCTGCTCAACGCCCACTTCGGCTTAAGCTTCTGGCTGGCCCTGCCCCTGGGCGGACTGCTCTCGGCCATTTTCGGCATCATCCTTGGGTATCCGGTGCTGAGGCTGCGGGGGGACTACCTGGCCATCGTCACCCTGGGGTTCGGGGAAATCATCCGCCTGGTCCTGGAAAACTGGAGCGAATTTTCCAACGGGCCGGCCGGTATTGCCAACATCCCAAAACCCTCGCTTTTCGGTATGGACCTCTCCCTTGAAGCCTACACCATCTACCTGTTCTACATCATCGTCGGTCTGGTGATTTTCACTATTTTCTTCATTGACCGCCTGGAAAACTCCAGAATCGGCCGGGCCTGGATCGCCCTGAAAGATGATGAGATCGCCTGCCAGTCCATGGGCATCGACAAGGCCAAAACCAAACTGCGGGCATTTGCCCTGGGGGCCACCTGGGCCGGTATGGGCGGGGTTGTATTTGCGGCAAAAACCACCTTTATCAACCCGGCCTCCTTTACCATCTGGGAATCTGTCATCATCCTGTGTACCGTGGTGCTGGGCGGCATGGGTTCCATCACCGGCGTCATCGTCGGCGCCATGCTCCTGATCCTGTTGCCCGAGTACCTGAGGGCATTTGCCGAATACCGGATGATCTGCTTTGGTGCAGTCCTGGTGCTGATGATGGTATTCAAGCCCGGCGGCATGATCGAAAACGTCCGGAAAACCTACAAGTTTAAAGCGCATACAAAATAAGGCCATGAAACCAATACTAGAAGTAAACAACCTGACAATGGATTTCGGTGGTCTCAGGGCCATTGACAGCCTCGACCTGTCCATCGAACAAGGACAGATTGCGGCCCTGATCGGGCCCAACGGCGCAGGCAAGACCACCTTTTTCAACTGCATCACCGGCATCTACAAACCCACCAACGGAGATGTGCTCATCCGGCCCAAAGGCGGAGATGGGGAGACCCAGCGCCTCAACGGACTCAAACCCAACCACGTCACCCGCAGGGGACTGGCAAGAACCTTCCAGAACATCCGTCTTTTTTCATCCATGACCGTTCTGGAAAATGTGATGATCGGCTGCCACCCGATCACAGGTGCCGGCATCCTGGGGGCCCTGTTCCGGGGAAGCTCCACCAAGGACGAGGAACAGTTCATTGTGGACAAAAGCTATGAGATCCTGAAAAAAATCGGCCTGGACCAATATGTGGACGAACTGGCCGTAAACCTGCCCTATGGGGCCCAGAGACGGCTGGAAATCGCCCGTGCCCTGGCCACAGATCCCTTTCTCCTCCTCCTTGACGAGCCGGCCGCCGGAATGAACCCCAAGGAAACCCAGGAACTGGACGACCTGATCATCCGGCTGCGGGACGAAGAGAAGATCAGCATCCTGCTCATTGAGCACGACATGAAGCTGGTCATGAGCCTGTCAGATCGGATTTTCGTGGTGGACTACGGCAAAAAAATCGCCGAAGGCAACCCGGAGGAGATCAGAAACAATCCCACTGTGATCAAAGCCTATCTGGGAGAGGAAATCGATGCTTAAAATCAGAAATATACAGACCTTCTACGGGAACATCCAGGCCCTGAAGAATATCGACATGGATGTGAATGAGGGAGAAATCATCACCCTCATCGGCGCCAACGGGGCCGGCAAATCCACAACCCTGATGACCCTGTGCGGGGTGGTGCCGCCCACAACGGGCACCATTGAATTCCAGGGACAGGACATCACGGGCACGGCCCCGGATAAGATCGCGGCCCTGGGGATCAGCCAGGTGCCCGAAGGCCGCCGGATTTTCCCCTACCTCACGGTTATGGAGAACCTGGACATGGGCACATTTTTGCGCAAAGACAAGGAAAATATCAAAAGGGATATCGACCACGTTTTTGAACTCTTCCCCAGGCTGGCCGAGCGGCGCAACCAGCAGGGCGGTACGCTTTCCGGCGGGGAACAGCAGATGCTGGCCATTTCCCGGGCCATCATGAGCAAGCCCAAGCTTTTGCTCCTTGATGAGCCGTCATTGGGGCTGGCCCCCATCATCGTCAAACAGATATTTGACATCATCAGAAAGGTCAATGAAGAAGACAAGGTAACCATCTTTCTGGTTGAACAGAATGCCAACCTGGCCCTGAAGATTGCCGACCGGGGCTATGTAATGGAAACCGGCGCCATCACCATGACGGATACCGGTGAAAATCTTTTGGCCAATGAGGATGTTAAAAAAGCCTATCTGGGTATGTAGCCTTCACCCCAAAAGGATTCCGGGGCAGTCGGCGGTGGATGACGCCCTGACTGCCCCGGTTTTGCAATGAAGATAGGAATTAATTCAGAGGGTTAGGAGAAGATACCCTCATCTTTATCAGAATCCTTAAAGGAATGTAGGAGAGAATCGGA encodes:
- a CDS encoding methyl-accepting chemotaxis protein; this translates as MKVFNLKMKQKILGVILLVVVLVMISSSLVVSWVTYNQNVTAVNDGLAAGAKTVKSKIADIKGDLILKIAQMDTLFKVSENVKFLGDFKKDYDLVMTETGFIDLTSALFATASGNDLDALSLYDAEGELLAFTEKQNGDERVAGFYYVNPEKAFKFTRVGKDADLKKSKWESRPGIDGLSTPLSRPGTGGTAPWGRLGRDGNRLVLAMYVPIMVEKYNKKTKQTEPKQVGAVILSKSLGKEFAADVAAQTGLHVNIFAGNRFAAGNLSEYSSLDMGGVPASAGKDWRLENQEVLAGTLETGGKDYFQGLLPIYENTNSAGAIALLAPSDRVMQNTLQVVYTMGIVYLCCMVLTIPLALFFSSSMVKPILRVTEGLKDVAEGEGDLTKRIDIHSKDEVGELSRWFNLFIQKLQDMISEIAGSSAALSSSVSVTRKEAEDIAGSSGKMMDVTRSVTKSTGEISAGISNISQVVGQASDNLDIVASSTEEMTATINEIARNAETARALSSDTGEKIGKAGEKVRQLGRDAGEINAFTETINEISEQTNLLALNATIEAARAGEAGKGFAVVAGEIKALAEQTAGATRDIKAKIENIMSSSRTTVTEMDTISKTFGNMSDAVNDIASAIEEQSATTKEIADNTAGVATGIADVNDSVTQFDELTTEIAGEMEEVNRAGIRVSENCTRINKDTGEMENQTGKLDELINRFKIK
- a CDS encoding tryptophanase, producing MKTIIEPFRIKTTEPIKIITRAERIRALETAHNNVFLLDAEDCCIDLLTDSGTGAMSTRQWAAMMLGDESYAGSKSWKHFENTVRSVTGIKHVLPTHQGRAAEAILAQTLIKKGNLIPNNSHFDTTRANIEYVGGIAVNLLCPEGTDTADQSPFKGNMDIDRLKTCIAENGSDNIPFAMITVTNNTGGGQPVSMANIKEVKSILASHGIPLIIDACRFAENAYFIHEREPGYRGKSLVDIAREMFSYADGATMSCKKDGLANTGGFLICNNDHWAEEFKNLLIIREGFPTYGGMAGRDLEAIAVGLMEALEYDYQVYRQATVRYLSKKLIDIGVPIVRPAGGHAVFIDARKMLPRIPPLQYPGIGVVNALYIEGGVRGVELGSVMFGSFDKGGREIPSPLELVRLAFPRRVYTQSHFDYLTEVIREVWQNRSKIPGYAITYQARFLRHFTCRFEPV
- a CDS encoding branched-chain amino acid ABC transporter substrate-binding protein; the protein is MKSILKSFAVAFAATALLAAPGFAADTIKLGVAGAHSGDLASYGLPSVNAAQLVVKKINANGGVLGKKVELLVEDDVCKPEVAGNTATKLVSDGANLILGHICSGATKAALGFYKDAKIVAMSPSATNPDLTLSGEYPNFFRTIPHDAKQAQLQVQFATKTLGVKTVAILHDKGDYGKGQAELAKKYFEEAGVEVVLFEGVTPGAVDYSAIVTKVRRKKPELVVWGGYHPEASKIVTLMRKKRMKTLFMGADGVKDDTFIKVAGKYAEGVYATGPMDISNNPLAKQAKKEHQDEFGSDPGAFFDAAYSAALAMLNAVEKAGSTDYDAVVKALQTEYVDTPLGKIRFDQAGDATGIGFTVYQVKDGKFTEQK
- a CDS encoding branched-chain amino acid ABC transporter permease LivH (LivHMGF is the membrane component of the LIV-I/LS branched-chain amino acid transporter) → MEFDFFLELFFGGLTRGSIYALIALGYTMVYGIIQLINFAHGEIYMIGAFTGLIVSSVLTMAGFPQLAVVVVAACAAVIYACSYGYTMEKIAYKPLRNAPRLSALISAIGMSLFLQNYVLLAQTSDFLPFPSLIPDFEFWEPYAHIMTSPELVIIITTIVVMIGLTFLIKFTQVGKAMRATSQDQTMAALLGVNVDRIISITFVVGSATAAIGGLLIASHIGQINFYMGFIAGIKAFVAAVLGGIGSIPGAVLGSLVLGWTESFFTGYISSDYEDVFAFLFLVLILIFRPSGILGRSETQKV
- a CDS encoding branched-chain amino acid ABC transporter permease; the protein is MNLTQEIKKSTLVAIWFMFLTFPLMVIRVNTVTNNVEWRWWNMALIGVASFFFSILWRHMLRKKEQGTKSEKEKEVSILRKFFAEKKNQVGALIALALITLAFPHLFSMYQTNIMISALIYVMLGLGLNIVIGLAGLLDLGYVAFFAVGAYSYALLNAHFGLSFWLALPLGGLLSAIFGIILGYPVLRLRGDYLAIVTLGFGEIIRLVLENWSEFSNGPAGIANIPKPSLFGMDLSLEAYTIYLFYIIVGLVIFTIFFIDRLENSRIGRAWIALKDDEIACQSMGIDKAKTKLRAFALGATWAGMGGVVFAAKTTFINPASFTIWESVIILCTVVLGGMGSITGVIVGAMLLILLPEYLRAFAEYRMICFGAVLVLMMVFKPGGMIENVRKTYKFKAHTK
- a CDS encoding ABC transporter ATP-binding protein encodes the protein MKPILEVNNLTMDFGGLRAIDSLDLSIEQGQIAALIGPNGAGKTTFFNCITGIYKPTNGDVLIRPKGGDGETQRLNGLKPNHVTRRGLARTFQNIRLFSSMTVLENVMIGCHPITGAGILGALFRGSSTKDEEQFIVDKSYEILKKIGLDQYVDELAVNLPYGAQRRLEIARALATDPFLLLLDEPAAGMNPKETQELDDLIIRLRDEEKISILLIEHDMKLVMSLSDRIFVVDYGKKIAEGNPEEIRNNPTVIKAYLGEEIDA
- a CDS encoding ABC transporter ATP-binding protein; protein product: MLKIRNIQTFYGNIQALKNIDMDVNEGEIITLIGANGAGKSTTLMTLCGVVPPTTGTIEFQGQDITGTAPDKIAALGISQVPEGRRIFPYLTVMENLDMGTFLRKDKENIKRDIDHVFELFPRLAERRNQQGGTLSGGEQQMLAISRAIMSKPKLLLLDEPSLGLAPIIVKQIFDIIRKVNEEDKVTIFLVEQNANLALKIADRGYVMETGAITMTDTGENLLANEDVKKAYLGM